A single Drosophila miranda strain MSH22 chromosome XR, D.miranda_PacBio2.1, whole genome shotgun sequence DNA region contains:
- the LOC108152829 gene encoding uncharacterized protein LOC108152829, which translates to MQELTRVCELNNNSIHNKVKTTATPPVSNLEPLLPIKLEHDHDLESWLPTIDHGHLRLDMNTTRLLLQGSDDPLISHGASNDAHDEDHPFKTLLARKTASQEQQQQHQQHNGTCSPLTKQQLKANLLMGNRKIHRSQATPQLPAPEESQIPLTQKTPRPAPGQNRSKKRTNSAGAMKLRFHHQALPAEYAAHYEATQGRQPPRPVLPPPPPPPSQAHENVRSWLRKIAEIQRSAERQQQKQASARKDSPVMRPTPSAAVPPPTKAPEVTLPPKRGALKYADLPYMGELTLDNYKPRRGRKPKKADICHLIYKNYGTIVPATATVSLPVNAPLPETTGHGASSTTVIPEEPLNLCLRDQSSDRYSISSGDSDKPTPTTTTATTDCGSSSHRTTPLSAVKPLTLELVGGQEQPLVASKLLFQPVGLYYQQLMESCSLGGLPVPVETIEKDNQLSLKIPIPSGFFANEAMPLPLALRKRKRSAIFIPPMPAEHSSSPSTEVSICKFKFTGGAKPTLQEKKMLSVDAEGNYRYYNGTGDKTLRGYEFISRDQQQQQQQHQQQQQQGQAPGQEKLYVDIPPPSTDLSLELLQIPPESPTSSLLLSSGNSLVPATSQHSPASSVQSPMLAAMFPSLPPVKPSTESERKRRSSRRSKQREKLEKTFKEKGFLIQTQQLQSAEGATYCKFRQLKKFTRYLFRNWKDHIPDSDLVKHQSGGREDDGVIDSLLGLESLASPTT; encoded by the coding sequence ATGCAGGAACTAACGAGGGTCTGCGAACTGAACAACAACAGCATCCATAACAAGGTGAAAACAACAGCAACTCCCCCAGTCAGCAATCTGGAGCCGCTGCTGCCCATCAAGCTGGAGCATGACCATGATCTGGAGTCGTGGCTGCCCACAATAGATCACGGCCACCTGCGCCTAGACATGAACACCACCCGACTGCTACTGCAGGGATCCGACGATCCCTTGATTTCGCACGGCGCCTCCAACGATGCCCACGACGAGGACCATCCCTTCAAGACATTGCTGGCTCGCAAGACGGCCagccaggagcagcagcagcagcaccagcagcacaacGGCACCTGCAGCCCGCTCACCAAGCAGCAGCTAAAGGCCAACCTGTTGATGGGGAACCGAAAGATTCACAGGTCACAGGCTACGCCTCAGCTGCCCGCTCCGGAAGAGTCACAAATTCCACTCACACAAAAGACACCGCGACCTGCTCCAGGTCAAAACAGGTCCAAGAAGCGTACGAACTCCGCGGGAGCCATGAAGCTGCGCTTCCATCACCAGGCGCTGCCTGCGGAGTATGCGGCCCACTACGAGGCAACCCAGGGTCGGCAGCCGCCCAGACCcgtgctgccgccgccgcctccgcctcctAGCCAGGCCCACGAAAACGTGCGCAGCTGGCTGAGGAAGATAGCCGAGATCCAGCGCAGCGCAGAGCGCCAGCAACAGAAGCAGGCATCCGCTAGGAAGGACTCGCCTGTTATGCGCCCTACACCCTCCGCCGCAGTGCCACCCCCCACAAAGGCGCCAGAGGTGACCCTACCCCCGAAGCGGGGTGCCCTAAAGTACGCAGATCTGCCCTACATGGGGGAGCTCACCCTCGACAACTACAAGCCACGACGCGGACGAAAACCGAAGAAGGCCGACATCTGCCACCTGATCTACAAGAACTACGGCACCATCGTGCCAGCTACAGCCACCGTGAGTCTGCCAGTGAATGCCCCTCTGCCGGAGACTACCGGGCATGGAGCCTCGTCCACGACAGTGATACCGGAGGAGCCCCTGAATCTCTGCCTACGGGATCAGAGCAGTGATCGCTACTCCATCTCTAGTGGGGACAGCGACAAGCCAACGCCGACGACAACGACAGCCACCACAGACTGCGGAAGCTCCTCCCATCGAACAACGCCTCTGAGCGCAGTCAAACCCCTGACCTTGGAGCTGGTCGGGGGGCAGGAGCAGCCTCTTGTCGCCTCCAAGCTACTGTTTCAGCCTGTGGGGCTTTACTACCAGCAGCTGATGGAGTCCTGCAGTTTGGGAGGCCTGCCCGTGCCCGTCGAGACCATCGAAAAAGACAACCAGCTCTCGCTGAAGATACCCATACCGAGTGGGTTCTTTGCGAACGAGgccatgcccctgcccctggctCTGCGGAAGAGGAAACGCTCTGCTATCTTTATACCGCCCATGCCTGCCGAGCACTCGTCGAGCCCCTCCACGGAGGTGAGCATCTGTAAGTTCAAGTTCACGGGCGGGGCCAAGCCAACTCTGCAGGAGAAGAAGATGCTGTCGGTGGACGCCGAGGGAAACTATCGGTACTACAACGGCACCGGCGACAAGACCTTGAGGGGCTACGAATTCATCTCCCGggatcagcagcaacagcaacaacaacatcagcagcagcaacaacagggtCAAGCCCCAGGACAGGAGAAACTTTATGTGGACATACCACCACCTTCCACTGATCTCAGCCTGGAGCTTCTCCAAATACCACCCGAGTCGCCCACATCGTCGCTGCTCCTCTCCAGCGGCAATAGCCTCGTTCCCGCAACTTCACAACACAGTCCCGCCTCCAGCGTTCAGAGCCCCATGCTCGCCGCCATGTTTCCGAGCTTGCCGCCTGTCAAACCCTCGACTGAGAGCGAAAGGAAGCGTCGGAGCTCGCGTCGGTCCAAGCAGCGGGAGAAGCTGGAAAAGACATTCAAGGAGAAAGGCTTCCTCATCCAGACCCAGCAACTGCAATCTGCCGAGGGCGCAACCTACTGCAAGTTCAGGCAGCTAAAGAAGTTCACGCGCTACCTATTCCGAAACTGGAAGGATCACATACCAGATAGTGATCTCGTCAAGCACCAGAGCGGTGGCAGGGAAGACGACGGTGTCATCGACAGCCTGCTGGGGCTGGAGAGTTTAGCCAGCCCGACCACATGA